TCAGACAGATAAGAATGCTTGACTTGTTTAACTGCTGGTTCCCGAAAGCTCAATTGCAATAAATTTAACAGCTCTGGATCGTCTGGAAAGACGATTTCATTGGTTTCGACAGAGGCTAATGAAAACAAATCGATCGCAAAATCTTTCCGAACTTTTTCGTAGACACTTGCATAAGCAGCAAGGTCTTTTTCGATTGGTTCTTTCATCATTTTTTTAGGCAGATGTGTGATATGGGCTAAAAAAGGTGTATCGCCAAAAGAGCGCACACGAATAATCTTATAATAGCTAGCATTAGCAGGTAAGCCTAACTGCTTTAGAATCTCAGGTTTATTTTCTTCTTCAACAGAGATTACTTGAACTTTCTCAGTATCTAAGGAGTGAAGTTCTATATCAGAAAACTTAACGTTTTGGGAGATCTTGGCTTTTGAAACAAAAGTCCCTTTCCCTTGAATACGGTACAAATAGCCTGCGCTGGTTAATTCGTTCAATGCTTTAACTGCAGTGATAGAACTGACAGAATAAATGCGCTTGATATCTGCTTCAGAATAAAATTTATCGCCGGGAATGAATGTATGATTTTTTATTTCGGCTAAGAGATCTTGTTTGATCTGTTCATATTTAGGAATCATGAGAGATTACCTCCATTCTCATAAGATAGTCAATTAAGGATAACATGTTAATTTTACTTTAGCAATTGCTTTATAAGAGAATCTGTTAGTAAATATGCACAATAAGTAAGGTCATAATAAAAAATCAACATATTAAGATATTAGGTTTACGGATGGGTTATCATGTGTTATAGTATATTCGTAAGGAACATAACATGTTAAGTAGGGCGACCTGCATTGCTATCTAGCTACGCGGGCTAACCTTTCGGGAAAAAGATAAAACCTGAATGTGACAAAAAGCGTCACCAGTCATGTTTTCCTATTTTCCTGTCAAGGTTAAACGAGCCCGCTACGCTTTTATTTTAAGGAGGGAATCAAGTGGAAAACATTGTATTGATAAGCCATGGCGGGATGGCTGAAGGTGTTAAAGGTAGTTTGGAGATGATTGTTGGACAACAAGAACATATTCATACCGTATCTTTACGACCTGACGGGGATAATATCCAATTTGAAAATGAGTTAAATTCAAAAATGAAAGCCCTTAACGGATCGACACTGATCATTGCAGACTTACTAGGTGGGACGCCTTGTAACGTTGCGGTGAAAAATTATTTGAATGTGGCTGATGTTGAAATTATTGCCGGAATGACTCTTTCAATCGTAATTGAAGCTGTTGTCAATCAGCAAGCTTCTATCAA
The DNA window shown above is from Enterococcus sp. 12C11_DIV0727 and carries:
- a CDS encoding GntR family transcriptional regulator, producing the protein MIPKYEQIKQDLLAEIKNHTFIPGDKFYSEADIKRIYSVSSITAVKALNELTSAGYLYRIQGKGTFVSKAKISQNVKFSDIELHSLDTEKVQVISVEEENKPEILKQLGLPANASYYKIIRVRSFGDTPFLAHITHLPKKMMKEPIEKDLAAYASVYEKVRKDFAIDLFSLASVETNEIVFPDDPELLNLLQLSFREPAVKQVKHSYLSDGSVAEYIVSYKHWKYFKTKIEVEAE